A single window of Colletotrichum destructivum chromosome 9, complete sequence DNA harbors:
- a CDS encoding Putative short-chain dehydrogenase/reductase SDR, NAD(P)-binding domain superfamily: MDAQKIILVTGANTGFGSDVVKSLLQSTTFYSILFGSRNLANADNAIQCLAAQFPASESVLYPLQVDIENDESINVGFRTVEEKFGRLDALVNNAGMLNPVMLKICSFKFSKGGQFDQLAKEGKMTLREVWNKTGNFNTTGTHIMTSFFAPKHWSETGVRTWGISPSYLATGLGGSLEINKKQGAQNPAIMTWLDTGREFGSVSGGSIGCSSGCHRVGIATLELMCWVPMPRVAKVFGRHRWNSLGTRWQGRIDTTFVVDLDVC; encoded by the coding sequence ATGGACGCTCAAAAGATAATTCTCGTAACTGGCGCGAACACGGGCTTCGGAAGTGACGTGGTAAAGTCGTTGCTTCAATCTACCACGTTTTACTCTATTCTCTTTGGTAGTAGAAATCTCGCCAATGCCGACAATGCAATCCAATGCCTTGCGGCCCAGTTCCCAGCTTCAGAGAGCGTGCTGTATCCTTTACAGGTCGACATTGAGAATGACGAATCAATCAATGTAGGGTTTCGAACTGTCGAGGAAAAGTTTGGCAGGCTTGATGCCCTTGTGAACAATGCCGGTATGTTGAATCCCGTCATGTTGAAAATTTGCAGTTTCAAGTTCTCCAAAGGTGGCCAGTTTGACCAGCTGGCCAAAGAAGGCAAAATGACGCTTCGAGAAGTCTGGAACAAGACCGGGAATTTCAACACAACTGGCACTCACATCATGACTTCATTCTTTGCCCCAAAACACTGGTCGGAGACGGGGGTCAGAACTTGGGGCATTTCTCCAAGTTACCTTGCAACAGGTCTCGGGGGAAGTCTTGAGATTAACAAAAAGCAAGGGGCTCAAAATCCTGCCATTATGACTTGGCTTGACACTGGTCGCGAGTTTGGTTCTGTGTCGGGAGGTTCCATAGGGTGCAGCAGCGGCTGTCACCGTGTCGGGATTGCAACGCTCGAGCTCATGTGTTGGGTGCCGATGCCACGTGTGGCCAAAGTTTTCGGAAGGCATCGCTGGAATAGTCTCGGAACACGATGGCAGGGGCGAATCGACACGACCTTTGTTGTCGATCTCGACGTTTGTTAG